A genome region from Maylandia zebra isolate NMK-2024a linkage group LG6, Mzebra_GT3a, whole genome shotgun sequence includes the following:
- the zp3c gene encoding zona pellucida sperm-binding protein 3, giving the protein MGLMQAGFLFLLFWSACFQFIDKAEYGVFGQDPELDQEKMETVADEDETEDSAPQLKRSASHGDLSTPEAMKLPKYLNVPASYDQKQLFKPERGVRPLPEWARKILLASAPAAPVTGGAEMGRDNVVEILCHVDKMYVRIRKRVFKSRDAYKYLKLGTCPVNQENEHYYYFLYSFVTGCGFKKESHADYLSISNVLRFRQTTPVLREMPFEIPLQCRFPRFFHSYKVGFHPKLRGGTVFRALKQKRMFSLTLVDASGNNVTGTKIYTLGQSMYFEASVLYTTASSRNKRLYINKCFMTPSSNPDSNPKYTVVDNNGCMIDGKVMLQSKFLTGSSKMVQRLTVGAVIFKDSASMISSQEQYLHCEIFMGSPTPTRNSKACNYDPVTGSWKELYGYDTVCACCESTCSSPQQRASRKIISSHSWMVDLTSEDEHVKSEPKMKSRDAGMFNLDDSDTEKHKDFLNNWDQ; this is encoded by the exons atggGGCTGATGCAGGCTGggtttttatttctgctgttttggTCTGCCTGTTTTCAGTTTATAGATAAAGCTGAGTATGGTGTGTTTGGGCAAGATCCTGAATTAGACCAGGAAAAAATGGAGACAGTGGCAGATGAAGATGAAACGGAAGATTCTGCACCTCAACTCAAGAGGAGTGCATCACATGGAGATCTTTCAACACCTGAAGCAATGAAGTTACCCAAGTATCTCAATGTCCCAGCCTCCTATGACCAAAAGCAGCTTTTCAAGCCAGAAAGGGGAGTCAGGCCCCTTCCTGAATGGGCCAGGAAAATATTGCTTGCTAGTGCTCCTGCTGCTCCTGTAACTGGAGGAGCAGAAATGGGCAGAGACAATGTGGTTGAAATTTTGTGCCATGTGGATAAAATGTATGTAAGAATCAGGAAAAGGGTCTTCAAATCCAGAGATGCATACAAATATTTGAAACTAGGTACATGCCCCGTTAACCAAGAAAATGAGCACTATTACTACTTTCTCTACTCTTTTGTAACTGGCTGTGGATTCAAGAAAGAG AGTCATGCAGATTACTTGTCCATCAGCAATGTTCTCCGCTTCAGACAAACCACTCCAGTTTTAAGGGAAATGCCATTTGAAATTCCTCTGCAGTGTCGGTTTCCCAg GTTCTTTCACTCATACAAAGTTGGCTTCCACCCCAAACTGCGAGGAGGAACAGTTTTCAGAGcactgaaacaaaaaagaatgtTCAGCCTCACCCTTGTAGATG CGTCTGGAAATAATGTCACTGGGACCAAAATCTACACCTTGGGACAGTCGATGTACTTTGAGGCCAGTGTACTTTACACCACAGCAAGCTCTAGAAATAAAAGGCTCTACATCAACAAGTGCTTCATGACCCCTTCCAGCAACCCAGACTCAAATCCTAAATATACAGTCGTTGACAACAATGG CTGTATGATTGATGGCAAGGTGATGCTACAGTCAAAGTTCCTTACTGGTAGCTCGAAGATGGTGCAGAGATTGACTGTGGGAGCTGTCATCTTCAAGGACTCTGCTTCCATGATCTCATCACAG GAACAGTACTTGCACTGTGAGATCTTTATGGGGTCACCTACTCCAACTCGTAATTCGAAGGCTTGTAACTATGATCCAGTGACTGGAAG CTGGAAAGAGCTCTACGGGTATGACACTGTGTGCGCTTGTTGTGAATCAACTTGCTCGTCACCACAGCAAAGGG CTTCTAGGAAGATAATCTCAAGTCACTCTTGGATGGTTGACTTGACCAGTGAAGATGAACATGTAAAGTCTGAGCCCAAGATGAAGTCCCGTGATGCTGGCATGTTCAACTTGGATGACTCAGATACAGAAAAACATAAGGACTTCCTAAACAATTGGGAccaataa
- the LOC101469960 gene encoding ras-related protein Rab-40C: MRGMMGTQSSPVKSYDYLLKFLLVGDSDVGKGEILDSLQDGSVESPYAYSSGIDYKTTTILLDGRRVKLELWDTSGQGRFCTIFRSYSRGAQGILLVYDITNGWSFDGIDRWIREIDEHAPGVPRILVGNRLHLAFKRQVPTEQARAYAEKNSMTFFEVSPLCNFNVIESFTELSRIVLMRHGMEKFWRPNRVFSLQDLCCRSIVSCTPVHLIDKLPLPVAIKSHLKSFSMANGMNAVMMHGRSYSVANSAASGGSGGGSKANSLKRSKSFRPPQSPPKSSSLSPKGNCKIS, from the exons ATGCGTGGGATGATGGGGACTCAGAGTAGTCCTGTCAAGAGCTACGATTATCTCCTGAAATTTCTATTGGTTGGAGACAGCGATGTTGGAAAGGGGGAAATCTTGGACAGCTTGCAAGACGGATCAGTAGAGTCTCCCTATGCGTATAGCAGTG GAATTGATTACAAGACCACCACAATTCTTTTGGATGGGAGGAGAGTGAAACTTGAGCTATG GGACACATCAGGACAAGGCAGATTCTGCACCATCTTCAGGTCTTACTCTCGTGGAGCACAG GGCATCCTGCTGGTGTATGACATCACGAATGGCTGGTCATTTGATGGCATTGACCGTTGGATCAGAGAAATTGATGAG CATGCCCCAGGTGTGCCCCGGATTCTTGTGGGAAACCGGCTTCACTTGGCTTTCAAGCGGCAGGTTCCAACGGAGCAGGCACGAGCTTACGCAGAAAAGAACAGCATGACATTCTTCGAGGTCAGTCCGCTCTGCAACTTCAACGTCATCGAGTCCTTCACAGAGCTTTCACGCATCGTGCTGATGAGGCATGGGATGGAGAAATTCTGGAGGCCCAATAGAG TCTTCAGTCTGCAAGATCTGTGCTGCCGTTCTATCGTCTCCTGCACACCGGTGCACCTCATTGACAAACTTCCCCTCCCTGTGGCCATCAAGTCCCACCTCAAGTCTTTCTCCATGGCCAATGGCATGAATGCAGTCATGATGCATGGACGCTCTTACTCTGTGGCTAACAGTGCCGCCTCAGGTGGTAGCGGTGGTGGAAGCAAAGCTAACAGCCTGAAGCGCTCAAAGTCCTTCAGGCCTCCACAGAGTCCTCCAAAGAGCTCGTCGTTGTCCCCTAAAGGAAACTGTAAGATATCATAG
- the wfikkn1 gene encoding WAP, Kazal, immunoglobulin, Kunitz and NTR domain-containing protein isoform X1: MRNFPLQFLADSHIKGANCHSAPNSSKVRWTRAYLLTLLFCDLLEVSLCESVAGTKVEHEGFCPNKLNANLWVDAQSTCERECDIDEDCADFEKCCTNVCGFNSCVAARFSDGTPALPHEQGEGNGDATSASTATCEGFICSQQGATCDIWDGQPICKCQDRCEKEPNFTCASDGLTYFNRCYMDAEACIRGVTLTVVPCRFYLAGPPTSPLPQDTTVHPTPTSSQEDPMPPTLYSNPHHQSIYVGGTVNFHCDVIGVPRPDVTWEKQSDRRERLVMRPDQMYGNVVITNIGQLVIYNAQVWDTGIYTCIARNSAGVLRADYPLSVIRRSDDDFSEDPEMPMGRPFSPADCLAEVDLSVCSGERHVDWYYDSKLGSCVTFSSGGCEDSRNRFETYEECKASCQREDMGICSLPAVQGPCKAWEARWSWNSITKQCQAFVYGGCHGNANNFHTKKECEANCPQPKRKPCKTCRVKGKMVPSLCRSDFAIVGRLTELVEDLDSGLARFSLEEVLRDEKMGLTFFNTKHLEVTIAKIDWSCPCPNITVEENPLLVMGMVQDGMAIIHSDSYVRAINERRLKKLHDALGKKACDTLL; encoded by the exons ATGCGTAATTTTCCCCTACAGTTCCTCGCGGATAGCCATATAAAGGGTGCAAATTGCCATAGTGCACCAAACTCAAGCAAAGTACGATGGACACGTGCATATTTGTTGACTCTCCTTTTTTGCGATTTACTCGAGGTctctttgtgtgaaagtgtggCAGGAACCAAAGTTGAACACGAAGGATTTTGTCCAAACAAGCTGAACGCTAATCTTTGGGTTGATGCACAAAGCACATGTGAGAGGGAATGCGACATCGATGAG GACTGTGCTGACTTTGAGAAATGCTGCACCAATGTGTGTGGCTTCAACAGTTGTGTTGCTGCTCGTTTCTCTGATGGCACCCCTGCTCTGCCACATGAACAGGGTGAAGGGAACGGTGATGCTACCTCCGCCTCCACAGCTACCTGTGAGGGCTTTATCTGCAGCCAGCAGGGAGCAACCTGTGACATCTGGGATGGACAGCCCATCTGTAAGTGCCAGGATCGGTGTGAGAAGGAACCCAACTTCACCTGTGCATCGGATGGCCTCACCTATTTCAACCGCTGCTATATGGATGCAGAAGCTTGCATCCGGGGGGTGACTCTAACTGTGGTCCCCTGTCGATTCTACCTCGCTGGCCCCCCCACCAGCCCCCTGCCTCAAGACACTACAGTTCACCCAACCCCAACATCCTCCCAGGAGGATCCCATGCCTCCCACGCTGTACTCCAACCCTCACCACCAGTCCATCTATGTTGGAGGCACAGTCAACTTCCACTGCGATGTCATTGGAGTCCCTAGACCAGATGTAACATGGGAAAAGCAAAGTGACCGGCGTGAACGCCTTGTCATGAGGCCTGATCAGATGTATGGCAATGTGGTTATAACCAATATTGGACAGCTAGTAATTTATAACGCCCAGGTTTGGGATACCGGCATCTACACCTGTATAGCACGGAATTCTGCAGGAGTTCTTCGCGCAGACTATCCTCTGTCTGTTATTCGCCGGTCAGATGATGACTTCTCTGAAGATCCTGAGATGCCCATGGGACGGCCTTTCTCTCCAGCAGATTGCCTGGCGGAAGTCGACCTGAGTGTGTGCAGTGGAGAGCGTCATGTTGACTGGTATTATGACAGCAAGCTGGGCTCCTGTGTGACGTTTAGCAGTGGTGGATGCGAAGACAGCCGAAACCGATTTGAGACTTATGAGGAGTGCAAAGCCTCTTGCCAGAGAGAAGACATGGGGATCTGCTCTCTGCCTGCTGTTCAAGGTCCCTGTAAAGCTTGGGAGGCACGCTGGTCCTGGAATTCCATAACAAAACAGTGCCAAGCCTTTGTCTATGGTGGCTGCCATGGGAATGCTAACAACTTCCACACCAAAAAGGAGTGTGAGGCCAACTGCCCGCAACCAAAAAGGAAGCCTTGCAAGACCTGTCGTGTGAAGGGGAAAATGGTGCCCAGCTTATGCCGCAGTGACTTTGCTATTGTGGGCCGACTGACAGAGCTTGTTGAGGATCTGGACTCTGGGTTAGCCCGTTTTAGCTTGGAAGAAGTCTTGAGGGACGAGAAGATGGGCTTGACTTTCTTCAATACCAAACATTTGGAGGTGACTATTGCTAAGATAGACTGGAGCTGTCCCTGTCCCAACATCACTGTTGAGGAAAACCCTTTGCTGGTGATGGGTATGGTGCAGGACGGCATGGCTATCATCCACTCAGACAGCTATGTAAGAGCCATAAATGAACGCAGGCTGAAAAAGCTGCATGATGCTCTGGGTAAAAAGGCCTGTGACACCTTACTATGA
- the wfikkn1 gene encoding WAP, Kazal, immunoglobulin, Kunitz and NTR domain-containing protein isoform X2 translates to MRNFPLQFLADSHIKGANCHSAPNSSKVRWTRAYLLTLLFCDLLEVSLCESVAGTKVEHEGFCPNKLNANLWVDAQSTCERECDIDEGEGNGDATSASTATCEGFICSQQGATCDIWDGQPICKCQDRCEKEPNFTCASDGLTYFNRCYMDAEACIRGVTLTVVPCRFYLAGPPTSPLPQDTTVHPTPTSSQEDPMPPTLYSNPHHQSIYVGGTVNFHCDVIGVPRPDVTWEKQSDRRERLVMRPDQMYGNVVITNIGQLVIYNAQVWDTGIYTCIARNSAGVLRADYPLSVIRRSDDDFSEDPEMPMGRPFSPADCLAEVDLSVCSGERHVDWYYDSKLGSCVTFSSGGCEDSRNRFETYEECKASCQREDMGICSLPAVQGPCKAWEARWSWNSITKQCQAFVYGGCHGNANNFHTKKECEANCPQPKRKPCKTCRVKGKMVPSLCRSDFAIVGRLTELVEDLDSGLARFSLEEVLRDEKMGLTFFNTKHLEVTIAKIDWSCPCPNITVEENPLLVMGMVQDGMAIIHSDSYVRAINERRLKKLHDALGKKACDTLL, encoded by the exons ATGCGTAATTTTCCCCTACAGTTCCTCGCGGATAGCCATATAAAGGGTGCAAATTGCCATAGTGCACCAAACTCAAGCAAAGTACGATGGACACGTGCATATTTGTTGACTCTCCTTTTTTGCGATTTACTCGAGGTctctttgtgtgaaagtgtggCAGGAACCAAAGTTGAACACGAAGGATTTTGTCCAAACAAGCTGAACGCTAATCTTTGGGTTGATGCACAAAGCACATGTGAGAGGGAATGCGACATCGATGAG GGTGAAGGGAACGGTGATGCTACCTCCGCCTCCACAGCTACCTGTGAGGGCTTTATCTGCAGCCAGCAGGGAGCAACCTGTGACATCTGGGATGGACAGCCCATCTGTAAGTGCCAGGATCGGTGTGAGAAGGAACCCAACTTCACCTGTGCATCGGATGGCCTCACCTATTTCAACCGCTGCTATATGGATGCAGAAGCTTGCATCCGGGGGGTGACTCTAACTGTGGTCCCCTGTCGATTCTACCTCGCTGGCCCCCCCACCAGCCCCCTGCCTCAAGACACTACAGTTCACCCAACCCCAACATCCTCCCAGGAGGATCCCATGCCTCCCACGCTGTACTCCAACCCTCACCACCAGTCCATCTATGTTGGAGGCACAGTCAACTTCCACTGCGATGTCATTGGAGTCCCTAGACCAGATGTAACATGGGAAAAGCAAAGTGACCGGCGTGAACGCCTTGTCATGAGGCCTGATCAGATGTATGGCAATGTGGTTATAACCAATATTGGACAGCTAGTAATTTATAACGCCCAGGTTTGGGATACCGGCATCTACACCTGTATAGCACGGAATTCTGCAGGAGTTCTTCGCGCAGACTATCCTCTGTCTGTTATTCGCCGGTCAGATGATGACTTCTCTGAAGATCCTGAGATGCCCATGGGACGGCCTTTCTCTCCAGCAGATTGCCTGGCGGAAGTCGACCTGAGTGTGTGCAGTGGAGAGCGTCATGTTGACTGGTATTATGACAGCAAGCTGGGCTCCTGTGTGACGTTTAGCAGTGGTGGATGCGAAGACAGCCGAAACCGATTTGAGACTTATGAGGAGTGCAAAGCCTCTTGCCAGAGAGAAGACATGGGGATCTGCTCTCTGCCTGCTGTTCAAGGTCCCTGTAAAGCTTGGGAGGCACGCTGGTCCTGGAATTCCATAACAAAACAGTGCCAAGCCTTTGTCTATGGTGGCTGCCATGGGAATGCTAACAACTTCCACACCAAAAAGGAGTGTGAGGCCAACTGCCCGCAACCAAAAAGGAAGCCTTGCAAGACCTGTCGTGTGAAGGGGAAAATGGTGCCCAGCTTATGCCGCAGTGACTTTGCTATTGTGGGCCGACTGACAGAGCTTGTTGAGGATCTGGACTCTGGGTTAGCCCGTTTTAGCTTGGAAGAAGTCTTGAGGGACGAGAAGATGGGCTTGACTTTCTTCAATACCAAACATTTGGAGGTGACTATTGCTAAGATAGACTGGAGCTGTCCCTGTCCCAACATCACTGTTGAGGAAAACCCTTTGCTGGTGATGGGTATGGTGCAGGACGGCATGGCTATCATCCACTCAGACAGCTATGTAAGAGCCATAAATGAACGCAGGCTGAAAAAGCTGCATGATGCTCTGGGTAAAAAGGCCTGTGACACCTTACTATGA